The Ferrimicrobium sp. genome has a segment encoding these proteins:
- the rpmI gene encoding 50S ribosomal protein L35, whose product MPKMKTDKGAKARFKVTGTGKLRRQHAFTSHLLEKKSSKRMRHLHQDVEVSSGDARRVRKLLGR is encoded by the coding sequence ATGCCGAAGATGAAGACCGACAAAGGAGCCAAGGCTCGATTCAAGGTCACCGGAACGGGTAAGTTACGCAGGCAGCATGCTTTCACCTCGCATTTGCTGGAGAAGAAGTCCTCGAAGCGGATGCGTCACCTCCATCAGGATGTTGAGGTTTCGAGTGGAGATGCACGTCGAGTGAGGAAGTTGCTAGGGCGCTAG